A single Synechococcales cyanobacterium T60_A2020_003 DNA region contains:
- a CDS encoding PhoD-like phosphatase, with protein MVWLPLRDRLSSLPLVLAGPILRRTEPERVTVWVALRESWGVTLTVYATDEAGQVITRRILQGSRQTIALGQHLHLVAVTAIAPPNQSDADSTLHPGQIYAYDLAFTCSDPSPNQTLREALHGSGESPISMSYFEHGLPTFALPPQDIEQLRIVHGSCRKIHGYGQDTLPILDDLIGASADQPNQRPHQLFFTGDQIYGDDVADPMLYITQDAATTLLGWQEQLPLHPGRTPSHLHPSDLPPGHRSAIAAQQGGFTAGIRNKADYADSHLFSFGEYCTTYLLSWSPVLWSGVPRGEDIHLDHRQRKEWKRESIGIENFAKMLWKVRRALANVPTYMIFDDHDISDDWYLNQAWCLRVLGKPLGYRTVQNGLLAYTLCQGWGNTPEQFESGQIGEKLLCAAEQWCASESLDLETGRAIAQYLGLPPSDPATGLPLLRLEGDVWILDHAPESLRWYYTVRSDRHEVIVLDTRTWRGYPSNDQAIAPPMLLSPSAFQAQVKDALDESDRLNAEGQTSIDLTILVAPTNLVSLQVIDWVQHRQLHQGNVFDNDVGDAWNIHKSAFSRFLKTLFAQREQVVILSGDIHYGAMVRLNYWWYESGKTTAHVLTQLTSSALKNAEWKTRAVHTKLKCLVPEGDRELMGWSDRAEQIEIQTIQGLVWWMKRQAPGKPPTIQKFRLKTQRQVGVERAMALTQCEVPPDWHYRIEWIRRPPAQLFRRSVSWVLSLQPKRSSRFKQWLLGLWRNRWMQEGPEVVGEANLGVVQVHWSDHPKYRTVKQDLYWYASWNWGDIVFSRFQTQLPLPTTSETLETATQRRPDARL; from the coding sequence ATGGTCTGGCTTCCTTTGCGCGATCGCCTCTCCTCTCTGCCGCTCGTTCTGGCTGGGCCGATTCTGCGGCGTACTGAACCAGAGCGGGTGACGGTGTGGGTCGCGCTCCGAGAGTCGTGGGGGGTGACGCTCACCGTGTATGCAACGGATGAAGCGGGACAAGTGATTACCCGTCGGATTCTGCAAGGCTCACGACAGACTATCGCCTTGGGGCAGCATTTGCACCTTGTAGCTGTAACGGCGATCGCCCCTCCAAACCAATCTGACGCCGATTCTACGCTTCATCCCGGACAGATTTATGCCTATGATTTAGCCTTCACCTGTTCTGACCCATCCCCGAATCAAACGCTACGGGAAGCGCTGCACGGTTCAGGAGAGTCTCCAATCAGCATGAGCTACTTTGAACACGGATTACCGACCTTTGCTCTGCCCCCACAAGACATTGAGCAGCTTCGAATTGTTCACGGATCGTGTCGAAAAATTCATGGCTACGGTCAAGATACGTTGCCCATTTTAGATGACCTCATTGGGGCGAGTGCCGATCAACCCAATCAACGTCCGCATCAGCTTTTCTTTACGGGAGATCAAATCTACGGCGATGATGTGGCAGATCCCATGCTGTACATCACGCAAGATGCCGCAACCACCCTTTTAGGTTGGCAGGAACAACTTCCGCTACATCCCGGACGGACTCCTTCCCATCTGCATCCATCAGATTTGCCTCCCGGCCACCGTAGTGCAATCGCCGCCCAGCAGGGGGGATTTACGGCTGGCATTCGGAATAAGGCCGACTATGCCGATAGTCATCTCTTCAGTTTTGGTGAATACTGCACAACCTATCTCCTGTCGTGGTCTCCGGTGCTGTGGTCGGGGGTTCCGAGGGGTGAGGATATCCATCTTGATCATCGGCAGCGCAAAGAATGGAAACGAGAATCTATCGGCATTGAAAATTTCGCAAAAATGCTGTGGAAAGTGCGTCGTGCCCTTGCCAACGTGCCGACGTACATGATCTTTGACGATCATGACATTAGCGACGACTGGTATTTGAACCAGGCGTGGTGCTTGCGAGTGTTGGGTAAACCCCTAGGCTATCGAACCGTTCAAAATGGATTACTGGCCTATACCCTATGTCAAGGATGGGGCAATACGCCAGAGCAGTTTGAATCGGGTCAAATTGGTGAAAAGCTTCTCTGCGCGGCGGAACAGTGGTGTGCGTCCGAGAGCCTGGATTTAGAAACCGGACGGGCGATCGCCCAGTATTTGGGATTGCCGCCCTCTGATCCTGCTACTGGATTGCCCTTGCTGCGGCTAGAGGGTGACGTTTGGATTCTCGACCATGCCCCAGAATCGTTGCGCTGGTACTATACGGTACGGAGCGATCGCCATGAGGTGATTGTGCTAGATACCCGAACGTGGCGCGGCTATCCATCCAACGACCAAGCGATCGCCCCGCCCATGTTGCTCAGCCCGTCAGCATTTCAAGCGCAGGTTAAGGATGCCCTAGATGAGAGCGATCGCCTCAATGCTGAAGGACAGACCTCGATTGATCTCACTATTCTGGTGGCTCCGACCAACCTTGTCAGTCTGCAAGTAATCGACTGGGTGCAGCATCGTCAACTGCATCAGGGCAACGTGTTCGACAACGATGTCGGCGATGCCTGGAATATCCATAAATCAGCTTTCTCACGGTTTCTGAAAACCCTTTTTGCCCAACGCGAACAGGTGGTAATTCTCTCTGGTGATATCCACTATGGGGCGATGGTGCGGCTCAACTACTGGTGGTATGAGTCCGGCAAAACGACTGCCCATGTGTTGACCCAACTCACCTCCAGCGCGTTGAAGAACGCCGAATGGAAAACCCGTGCCGTGCATACCAAGCTGAAATGCTTAGTTCCAGAGGGCGATCGCGAACTGATGGGATGGAGCGATCGCGCCGAGCAGATCGAAATCCAGACGATTCAAGGATTGGTTTGGTGGATGAAACGGCAGGCTCCGGGCAAACCGCCGACGATTCAGAAATTTCGCCTCAAAACGCAGCGTCAGGTGGGGGTAGAGCGAGCGATGGCCTTGACCCAGTGTGAAGTGCCCCCGGACTGGCACTACCGCATTGAGTGGATTCGTCGTCCCCCTGCCCAACTGTTTCGCCGTTCTGTCTCGTGGGTTTTGAGTCTACAGCCCAAGCGGAGTAGCCGATTCAAGCAATGGCTCTTAGGCCTTTGGCGCAATCGCTGGATGCAGGAAGGGCCAGAGGTGGTGGGGGAGGCCAATCTAGGGGTAGTGCAGGTACACTGGTCGGATCATCCCAAGTACCGCACCGTTAAGCAGGATCTCTACTGGTATGCCTCCTGGAACTGGGGTGACATCGTTTTTAGTCGATTTCAAACGCAGCTTCCCTTACCCACAACAAGTGAGACCCTAGAAACGGCTACGCAGCGGAGGCCAGACGCAAGATTGTAA
- a CDS encoding pentapeptide repeat-containing protein, giving the protein MKRIIFLTLAALVPTLFVAAPARAENPDHVEQLLRTGACYVCDLENADLTGAHLIGADLREANLQGTNLSRTNLEGADLAGANLEGANLAGAFLTNAVMTDANLNSVDFTDVTMYHADVTGASVDGITLTNAQVYGTNISVGGD; this is encoded by the coding sequence ATGAAACGCATTATCTTCTTGACCCTTGCTGCGCTGGTTCCAACACTCTTTGTTGCTGCTCCAGCGCGAGCTGAAAATCCGGATCACGTTGAGCAATTGCTTCGCACCGGAGCGTGCTACGTGTGTGATTTAGAAAATGCAGATTTAACGGGGGCTCACCTCATTGGTGCAGACTTGCGCGAGGCCAATTTACAAGGCACTAACCTATCACGTACTAACCTAGAGGGCGCAGACCTGGCCGGTGCGAATTTAGAAGGTGCCAATTTAGCAGGCGCATTCCTAACAAACGCTGTGATGACGGATGCCAACCTGAATAGCGTAGACTTTACGGATGTCACGATGTACCACGCGGATGTGACGGGGGCATCGGTCGATGGTATTACCCTGACCAACGCTCAGGTCTATGGTACCAATATCAGCGTCGGTGGGGATTAG
- a CDS encoding HNH endonuclease: MSKVLVLNASYEPLNITSWRRAIVLLIKGKAEQVEHNGKIVYADFPLPTVIRLRHYVRVPYKEIPLTRRNILHRDGHSCQYCGYSGDDLTLDHVVPRSRGGNDTWENIVTACVRCNVKKGNRTPREANMLLRHAPHRPHSSLYFEVTKHIKSGTHQEWQKYVIGA, from the coding sequence ATGAGTAAGGTTCTGGTGCTGAATGCTTCCTACGAGCCGCTCAACATCACCAGCTGGCGTCGAGCGATTGTGCTTCTCATTAAAGGTAAAGCAGAGCAAGTCGAGCATAACGGTAAGATTGTTTACGCTGATTTTCCCCTTCCTACGGTGATTCGCCTACGGCACTATGTACGTGTGCCGTATAAGGAAATTCCCTTGACCCGGAGAAACATTCTTCACCGCGATGGGCACTCTTGTCAATACTGTGGCTATAGCGGTGATGACCTGACGCTGGATCATGTTGTGCCGCGATCGCGCGGGGGGAACGATACCTGGGAAAATATTGTCACCGCTTGCGTACGGTGCAACGTTAAAAAGGGAAATCGGACGCCTAGAGAGGCCAACATGCTCCTGCGCCACGCGCCGCACCGTCCCCACAGCAGTCTGTATTTTGAGGTCACAAAACACATCAAGAGTGGCACTCATCAGGAATGGCAGAAATACGTGATTGGGGCGTAG
- a CDS encoding DUF2997 domain-containing protein, with amino-acid sequence METLEFIIHPDGRVQEKVTGIQGSSCAEVTAALEQQLGIVIKQDTTSEYYNQPSVQAVSESTYATRSEW; translated from the coding sequence ATGGAAACACTGGAATTCATCATTCATCCAGACGGTCGTGTTCAGGAAAAGGTGACAGGTATTCAAGGCTCATCTTGTGCTGAAGTGACGGCTGCTCTTGAACAACAGTTGGGTATTGTGATCAAGCAAGACACTACCTCGGAATACTATAACCAGCCCTCTGTGCAGGCTGTGTCCGAGTCAACCTACGCTACGCGCAGTGAGTGGTAA
- a CDS encoding DUF1257 domain-containing protein, translating into MSHFSQIKTQLRDLTSLQSALTDVGIDWKAGPQEIRGYQGQTHAAAIAIEQDNGYDIGFSWNGQEYELVADLQYWQQPLSVQGFLNQISQRYAFHTVMTETTRQGFQLTEQQQNPDGSIRLVLQRWSA; encoded by the coding sequence ATGTCGCACTTTAGCCAAATCAAAACTCAGCTTCGAGATCTGACGTCGTTGCAATCCGCGTTAACCGATGTCGGTATTGACTGGAAGGCAGGCCCCCAGGAAATTCGCGGATATCAAGGCCAAACCCATGCTGCCGCGATCGCCATTGAGCAAGACAATGGATACGACATCGGCTTTAGCTGGAATGGTCAAGAGTACGAACTCGTCGCCGATCTCCAATACTGGCAGCAGCCCTTGTCTGTTCAAGGCTTTTTGAACCAGATCTCCCAACGCTACGCCTTCCATACTGTGATGACCGAAACCACTCGTCAGGGCTTTCAACTCACGGAACAACAGCAGAATCCCGACGGTTCTATTCGTCTTGTGCTTCAACGCTGGAGTGCTTAA